Sequence from the Fulvivirga ligni genome:
TATTCAGGGTGTTAAAGAAGAAGTGTGGCTGCACCTGTGATCTAAGAAAAGATAATTCAGTTTCATGGTTTCTTCGCTCTAGCTCTCTTGCTCTTTTTTGAGCGCTTACCCAGTCGATGATCAGTTTCATGGCCATGGTAAGACCAATGACATATAGTTCGCCAATAGCTACAGCTATGATATAGTTAAGGCCAAACATGGCCTGGTCTTTTACTACTGACTCCCGCCAGATTTCTGTAGTAACTAAATTGTAAGTAAGAACAATCCGTATCAGTGACATGGCTATGAGTGCCACGAATAACATCATGAGGTACTTAGTAAGGCGAGACGGAATGTATCTGGGGAGGAGATAATAAAGATTAAAGTAAACCAGTACCAGATGTATTGGAAACTCTACCAAGTTAGAACGTAGAGAATAGCCATAATCATCAAAATAGTTTCCCCATCTAAAGATGTTGAAAACAAAATAGCCTATCCAGAATAGAGAGTGATAAACGACCGGCTTCTTGAGTAGAGTAATTATTTTTTCTTTCAAACCAGCACTAATATAGTGATCTCTCAATATGATTGAAAATGATTCCATAAATAAGAAAGTGGCTTTGTAATAACTAAACATAGTGAAAAAAAGCTATTGAAAAGATGGTGTCAGAAGCTATATAAACCGCTTATTTTCAGGCAATCGATTGAATAATGCCAAACAGCTACAAATTTTAACCATTTAGCTAATAAGGTTTATTTATTTTCCTTTTTACGCTTTTCATTATCAAATTGGGATTCCTAATCAACCTTATTATCTATGAAAAATCTTTTACTAACTGGTCTATTTATGGCGTTGCTGATACCTGGCGCCTGGGCCCAATTTCAGGTATCAGGAAAAGTTACTGACCCTCTAGAGAACGCACCGATCCCCGGTGTGAACATAGTGGTGGAAGGCTCCAGCGTGGGCACCACTACCGACATGCAGGGTAACTACAGTTTGCAAGTACCTAATGAAAATGCCGTTTTAGTTTTCTCCTTTATTGGTTACACTACTAAGGAGGTAACGGTAGGCAATCAAACCACTATCAACATAGAGCTCTCTCAAGATGTGACCGAGCTTGGTGAGGTAGTAGTGACAGCGTTGGGTATTGAGAGGGAGGAAGGAAGTCTTACCTATGCTACGCAACAAATAGATGCAGAGGAGCTAACTACCGTTAAGGAACAGAATTTAGTTAATAGTCTTGCCGGTAAAACGGCAGGTATTAGTATTACTAGAACTGCAGGTGGTGTTGGTTCGTCTTCAAGGGTCCTATTAAGGGGGAATAAATCTATTAATGGCCCTAATGAACCATTATATGTTATTGACGGTGTCCCAATGAATAGTGGAGATTTAGGTACCGCTACTGATTTGTTCGGAACTGTTGATAATGGAGATGCAATTGGAAACTTAAACCCAGATGATATTGAGAGCATTAACGTTCTTAAAGGTGCATCAGCTGCGGCACTTTATGGAAGTCAGGCAGCAAATGGTGTTATATTAATTACTACCAAAAAAGGGAAAGAAGGATCGAGTCAAGTTTCTTTTTCCTCATCTATCACCTTTGAATCGCCTTTACTTACTCCAGATTTGCAAAGTAAATACGGACAGGATGCTCCTGGAGCTTCATTGAGTACCTGGGGTAGCGCAAATAATACGGCTAGTGAAGATCATGTTGATGAATTCTTTAGAACTGGTTCTACTTTTATCAATAGCTTGTCTCTTTCAAGTGGAAATGACTTGGGACAATATTACATTTCTTATGCAAGAACGGATGCAAAGGGTATCGTTCCTGAAAACAACATGGAAAAAAACAACTTTATGGTGAGGTTGTCTGGTAAGGTATTCGACAAGGTTACCGTAGACGGAAGTGCTAATTTTATCAATCAGAAAATCAAGAATACTCCTTTACCTGGTTTTTATCATAACCCTGTTTTGGCTACTTATATGTATCCTGAATCTTTCGAAGCATTTAAGGATTATAAATCAAATTACGAGGTGTTCGATCCGGCCAGGAATTTGAACGCTCAAAATTATCCTTACAAGGATAATAACTATATTTTTACGGCAGAAAACCCATATTGGATTGTAAACAGACAGCCAAATGATAGCTGGAGAAATAGAGGAATTTATAAGTTAGGAATAACAGTTCCTGTAGCCAGTAATCTAAAAGTAATGGGGCGGGTTAACCTTGATAGAATTGAGGACCAGTTTGAACAACGTTTATATGCAACATCATCAGCAATCAACGTAAATACTGGTGGGGATTATCAGACAAGAAGTCAAACATCATCCTTTTTATATTCTGATTTATTGTTGACTTACAATAAGTATTTTGGTGATAATTTGTCTTTGAATGCCACTGCTGGATTTAGTAATTATTACACCACTGTAGAGAGTATGTTACTTAGGTCTACTGGTGATAATACCGTAGGAATAATTGTTCCAAACTATTTTGCGATACAAAACTTACAGTCAGGATTTTATAAAGAAGAAACAGCCACTGAAGAGCTATTGCAAGCTGCATTTGCCACAGCTTCTTTAGGAATCAAAGATATGGTTTTTGTTGATTTCACTTTGAGAAATGAGTGGTCGTCGACACTGCCGTCAGATAATAATTCATTCCTTTATCCTTCGGGAGGTTTAACCTTTATTTTATCCGAACTTATAGGACAATCAGATGCTTTAAGTTTTGCTAAAATACGTGGATCTTACAGTGAGGTTGGTAATGATTTACCATTCGGTTATGCATTTGCGCAGCCTAGAACAATTAATGGAAATGGACAAATTCAATCTCCAACCACAGCTCCTTTGGGAGAGCTTAGCCCTGAGAGATCTAAATCTTTCGAATTAGGTACAAATTTGAAATTCTTAAATAATAAAATTGGTCTGGATATTACTTATTACAATAATAAGATTGAAGATCAAATATTTACAATTCCGGCAGCAGTAGGTGATGCTTATGAAAATTATTATATCAATGGCGGTGCTGTTAGAAACAGTGGAATTGAAGCTATGCTAAGTGCTGATGTGGCTACTAGTGGAGCACTTACTTACTCTACTATTTTTAACTTCTCTAAGAATAATAATGAAGTGCTTTCAATAGATCCGCGTCTAGAAAATTCTTCATTTATCGTAACTAAGTTTGTAGATGGACGAATGATGGAGATACGTGTAGAAGAAGGTGGATCATATGGTGATTTCTACGGTATTGATTTTTTAAGAGATTCAAATGGAAACATAGAAGTGTTGGAAGAAACAGATCCTAATACAGGAGAAGTAACCCGTTCTATTCAGACTACCCCAAGTAATGAATTAGTTTATTTAGGAAACCCTAATCCAGACTGGCAGCTTGGATGGCAAAATACTTTCCATTATAAAAATTTCACATTCAAATTTTTAATTGATGGTAAATTTGGCGGAGAAGTTCTTTCTCAAACTGAGTCAATTCTCGATTCATATGGTAGATCTCAGGCCAGTGCTGATGCCAGAGACGCAGAAGTGGTAAATATAGGTGGTCAATCTTTTGATCCTCAGTTCTATTATACTTCAGTGGGAGGAATTGCAGGTGTAGGAAGCCAGTATGTTTATGATGCAACCAATGTTAGACTAAGAGAATTATCTTTAGGATATACATTGCCTGCTGGTTTCTTAGGGAAAGCTGTTAAAAGCATGACTTTGTCAGCAATAGGTAGAAACCTTTTCTTCTTCAAAAATGATGCACCATTTGATCCGGAAGTTTCAGCAGGTTCAAGTAATGTGCTTCAAGGTATGCACACATTCTTTGTGCCGTCTACCAGATCTTATGGCTTTAGTCTTAAAGCTACATTTTAATCATTAAAAATATTGATATGAAAAAGCAGACTAAATATACATTAATCACATTGATGATGGTTGCTATTCTATTCGGCTGTAATGACGTAATGGAAGATATGCAAACTAGTGATAAGGCTCTGAATGAAGAACTGCTTAAGGCAGATGCATTAAATGTAAAATCTTTCATTCCAAGCTTATCAACAAACGTTAATAACATTACAACATCCTGGCAGTATCAGGTAGAGCAAAATCTAAATGCTGATCATTTTAGTGGTTATATGATGAGTGCTAATCCGTTTGGCTTACCTGGAACCAATGCCCATTACAATATTAATGATGGCTGGAATGGGTGGATTTACACAGTGGCTTCTACTAACCTCACTCAAATGGTGGCATTAAAGAGAGAGGCATTACCTGAATATTCAGATTATTATTCTTACGGTTTATTGTTGAAAATACTTTCGGCTTTACCAATGGTAGATGCTTTTGGAGCCTTTCCTTATAAAGATTTTGGAACGGGAACAGATGTGCAGTGGGATAACCTGGAAACTATTTACGATGAAATGTTTTCAGAGCTAGATTTCGCCATTGATACATTAAGTTCTTATGTGGGTACAGAAAGAGCTAATAGAATCAGTAATGATGTTTCTTCTTATAGTGGTGATTACATTAAATTTATAAAACTGGCTAACACGCTTAAGTTAAGGCTGGCTATGCGTATTTCTGATGTTGCTCCTAGCAAGGCGCAAACTTTGGCTGAGGAGGTAATTGCTGATGAGTATGGGACTTTAACGGCTGATGACGGCGAATTTTCAATAGTGACATCATACAACCATCCTTTGTGGCAGTTGGCTGCTTGGGGTGATATTCAAATGGGAGCTGATGTTGAGTCTATACTAGGTGGATATCAAGATCCTAGGCTAGGTGAATTTTTCAGTGCTGCGGCAGATGAAGAAGTTGCAGGTGAGTACAAAGGAATAAGACAGGGTGCACCTCCAATACAAGGGGCGTATGTAGGTTTTTCAAAACCTAATTTTGCTCAAACCGCACCGATGGTATTAGTGACAGCAGCAGAAGCCTATTTTCTGAAAGCTGAGGCAGCCCTATATGGCTGGAACATGGGTGGGACAGCTCAGGAATTTTATGAAGAAGGTATTAAAACATCATTTGCACAATATGGTCTTGAAGATGCGGATGATTACATTAAGAGCCACCTGACTCCTAAAAGCTATACTGATCCTAAAAATGCTTCTAACGCATTTGCAGCTATGACAACCGTAACCCCATCTTGGGAGGATGCTACTGCTGATGAGGAACGCTTAGAGAAGATTATTACTCAAAAGTGGATTGCCATATTCCCTGATGGCGCAGAGGCTTGGGCTGAATTTAGACGAACTGGATACCCTAAGTTAAAGCCAATACCTGCCAGTCAGAATGCTAACATTCCAACAGGGCAGTTTATAAAGAAATTACCTGTTCCATCTAATGTTACCAGTGTGTCTCCTACTAGATATCAAGAGGCTAAAGATAATTTCTTCGGAGGAAATGATAATGCAGGTACGTCAGTCTGGTGGGACGTAGAAAATTAATCAATCAACCAAAACAATCAACTTAAACTATTCCCCTGTATAAAGAGCCTTGCCGGTTAATCTGTTAAGGTGTTAGCTGGCAGGCTCTTTAACTAAACTTTATCTCTTATGCTTGTAGCGGTAGGTATAGATGTAGGCGGTACTAATACTAAGCTTGGCCTGGTTACTAAGGGTGGTAAAATCATAAATAAAACCAGATTTAGAACCCGCGAGCTTACCAGTGCGGAGAGTTTTGCTAATCATCTTATTCTTAATATCAGAGCGTTGCTGGAAACCAGCGCGCAAGAGTTGCAGCTGGTAGGTATTGGCATAGGGGCTCCTATGGCTAATATTCATACAGGGCTTATAGCAGGAGCCGCTAACTTACAGTGGTCCTTCCCGGCAGATATTAGAAAGCCTCTTTCCGATCATTTTGCAGTACCTGTGAAAATCACTAATGATGCTAATCTGGCCGCTATAGGAGAAAAAGTATATGGAAATGCCATTACCATGGAGAATTTCCTTTCTGTAACCATTGGTACCGGGCTTGGTTGTGGTGTTTTTACATCCGGGCAGTTGCAACATGGTGAAAGTGATCTTGCAGGGGAGCTAGGCCATACATCCGTAAAAAAGCGTGGTAGACAGTGCTCTTGTGGTAAGAGAGGGTGTTTAGAAACTTATGTTTCAGCCCGCGGCGTTATTACTACAGCATATAAAACTTTAGGGGAGTATAAAGGAGAAACAAGGCTGAGATCAATTGCTCAGCATGATTTTAATCCGGCCATTATTGATCAACTGGCAAGAGAGGGAGATGGCGCGGCTATTAAAATAATAGCCAAAACTGCTGATACACTGGGTTTTAAGTTGGCAGATGTGGTGGCCATGTATAATCCCGAGGCCATATTCATTACAGGAGGCGTTGCTAATAGCCACCTTCTTATCGAGAAGACCTTAGAATCTATTAAGAAATACATTTATAAAACTTACAGCCACCCCATACAGGTGCTACCATCAGCTTTGAAAGATGATGAGATAGCAGTGCTTGGTGGTGCTGCCATAATTTGGAGTGCATTGCGCCAGGAAGAAGCGGTGTTATCCTGATTGAACAGATAAAAAACGCAAAAAATATAAATAGGAAATGAAAACTTTGACAGCTTCACGAAGTATTGACCATCAACCGAGTGGTACTACAGAGAAGACTAAATTCGAGAGAATACACTCAGAAGTGTTTGAAACATCAGCAGAGGCATCTTTTTCCGTAGCTCAGGAAATTGCACAGCTGATAAGAGGAAAGGCAGAGAATGGTGAGCCTTGTGTGCTCGGACTTGCTACGGGATCATCTCCTACTTCAGTGTATAATGAGCTGGTAAGAATGCACAAAGAGGAGGGTTTGAGCTTTCAGAATGTGGTTACGTTCAATCTGGATGAGTATTTTCCAATGGAGCCGGACGCACTTCAGAGTTATGTCCGTTTCATGAATGAATACTTGTTTGATCATGTAGACATCAAAAAAGAAAACATACACATACCTGATGGCACCTTGCCTTATGAGCTGGTAGATTCTTTCTGTAAAGATTATGAAAAGCTCATTAATGAATATGGAGGCTTAGATTTGCAGGTGCTGGGTATTGGTAGAACAGGACATATTGGTTTTAACGAGCCAGGTTCTCATATCAACTCCAAAACCAGAATGATCAGCCTTGACCACATTACTCGTGTGGATGCTGCCAGTGATTTCTTCGGTCAGGAAAATGTGCCTAGAAGAGCCATTACCATGGGTGTTGGTACTATCATGAAGGCGAAAAGGATTATCCTTATGGCCTGGGGTGAAGGTAAGGCGAAGATTATTCAACGTACTGTTGAGGGTGAAATGTCAGATTCTGTTCCGGCGACTTACCTTCAAAATCATCCTAATACCACAGTGGTTTTAGACGAGGCTGCTTCTGCAGAATTGGTGAGAATAAAAACACCTTGGTTGGTGCAGACTTGCAAATGGGATAATTACTTAATAAAAAAGGCAGTTATTTGGCTTTCACAGAAGCTTGATAAGCCCGTGCTTAAGCTTACCGACAGAGACTATAATGACCACGGTATGAGTGACCTTGTAACCGAGCATGGTCCTGCTTATAATATTAATATTCAGATATTTAACGAGCTTCAGCATACCATTACCGGCTGGCCGGGTGGTAAGCCCAATGCTGATGATACACACAGGCCAGAAAGAGCTGAGCCGGCTAAGAAAAGAGTAATCATTTTCAGCCCTCATCCAGATGATGATGTGATCTCTATGGGAGGTACATTTATCAGGCTGGTAGATCAGGGACACGATGTTCATGTAGCTTATCAAACTTCAGGTAATATTGCTGTGTTTGATCAGGACGTGATCAGATTTGCCGACTTCTTTCAGGAGTTTAATGCAGAGTATAATGAAGGTGGTAAAGATGGAAAAGCTCTTTACGATGAAATTGTTGAAAGCATAAAGAGTAAAAAGCCAGGCGATATTGATAGTCCTAAAGTTCAAGCTATAAAAGGCTTGATAAGAAGGGGTGAGGCGAAAGCTGGCTGTAGATATGTAGGGCTTACAGATGATAAAGCACACTTTTTAGATATGCCTTTTTATGAAACTGGGTTGGTTAAAAAGAAGCCAATCGGTGAAGAGGATGTGCAAATTATTGTCGATCTTATAAAAGAAATTAAGCCTCATCAGATTTATGCAGCTGGAGATCTTTCAGACCCTCACGGAACACACCGCGTTTGTCTGGATGCTATCTTTAGAGCGGTAGATCGATTAAAAGATGAAGATTACATGAAAGACTGCTGGGTGTGGTTGTACAGAGGAGCGTGGCAGGAATGGGATGTAAACGATATTGAAATGGCAGTACCTGTGAGCCCTGAAGAGCTGAGTAGAAAGAGGCAAGCTATATTCAAGCACCAGTCTCAAAAAGATACAGCACTCTTCCCAGGTGCGGATCCAAGAGAGTTCTGGAAGCGTGCCGAAGATCGCAATCATGACACAGCCACGCTTTATGATCAACTAGGGTTGCCAGAGTATGAGGCAATAGAAGGATTTAAAAGATATCATTTTTAAGAAAGATTCAATGAGATATAAGAGAATAGTAGGGTGGGCCTTGGGCCTGATAATGATAGGTAGTGCCTATGTGGGGTATGCTGGTGGAGGAGAGGAAGGTCTTAACCTAATGCCATACCCTAAAGAAGTGAAGTTGCATGAGGGTAAATATTATTTGAATGAAAATTTTAATGTTTCAATAGGTGAAAATGCATCAGACCGTCTGTCTGATGCTGCCACCAGATTTCTCCGTCGTTTGGATGCCAAGACCGGGCTTTTCTTTTTGCAAAACCTGGTAAAGCCGGCAGCAAGTGAAGCCGTCTTGAATGTGAAGACTGAACAGATGGGAGAAATTAAATTATATGAAAACGAGTCTTATCAGCTGGAAGTTAAGGCTGATGGTGTTATGCTTGCCGCTACAACGGATTTGGGAGCTATGCACGGACTTGAGACTTTGCTGCAGTTGGTAATGGCCGACGAAAAGGGATATTACTTGCCTTTAGTGGCTATTGCTGACGAACCGCGCTTTCCGTGGAGAGGCCTTATGATTGATGTGTCCAGACATTTTCACCCTATAGATGTCATCAAAAGAAATATCGATGGATTGGCAGCAGTAAAAATGAATGTGCTCCATTTGCATTTATGTGATGATCAGGGTTTTAGAGTGGAAAGTAAAGTCTATCCTCAGCTGATGGAAAAGGCCTCTGATGGTAAATACTTCACACAGGTGGAGATTAAAGAAGTAGTAAATTATGCTGCAAGTCGTGGTATAAGAGTGGTGCCTGAGTTTGATTTTCCTGGGCACGCCACTAGCTTTTTGACGGCTTTTCCGGAGCTGGCAAGTGCGCCTGGTCCATATACCATAGAAAGACATTCGGGCATATTTGACCCTACGGTAGATCCTACCAATGAGAAAACTTATGAGGTACTAGACAAGCTATTCACTGAAATGGCCAGTCTTTTTCCTGATGAATACTTCCATATTGGAGGAGATGAAAACGAAGGAAAACATTGGGATGCCAATGCTGATATTCAGGCATTTATGAAGAAAAACGGTATAGCTAATAACCACGAGCTACAAACCTATTTTAACAATCGCATTCTTAAAACCTTAAAAGCCTCTGGTAAGAAAATGATGGGCTGGGATGAAATTCTTCATGAAGGTATTCCAACTTCAGCTCTTATTCAATCATGGAGAGGACATGAGGGGTTAGCTGAAGCTGCTAAAAAGGGGTATAAAACCATACTTTCTAATGGTTACTATATTGATTTAATGCATCATGGAGCTAAGCATTATCTGAATGATCCTTTGCCGGAAGGTCATGGACTTACAGCAGAGCAACAGAAAAATGTGCTGGGAGGTGAAGCTACGCAGTGGAGTGAGCTAACTACATCATTAACAATTGATTCACGAATCTGGCCAAGAACAGCAGCTATTGCTGAGAGGCTTTGGTCTCCAGGCAATATCAATGATGTGCAAAGCATGTACAAGCGTATGGAGGTGATAAGCAGAGAACTTGAAGGAGTGGGATTAACGCATATCAGAAATAGAGATGTGATTTTGAGAAATCTTTGTAACTCTTATGATGTGCAGGCTCTTAAGACATTGGCCAATGTGGCTGAGCCTATGAAAGGTTACACCAGAAATACCAATGGTACTTTGTACGCCACCTATTCGCCTTACACACTATTCGCCGATGTGTGTATTACTGATGCTCCAGACGCCTTGCAGTTCAAGTATCTAGTAGATGAGTATTTGGCTGATGAAAATGAGCAGTCGTTAGAAAAGATCAAAAAATGGTTAACAAAATGGGAGCAAAACGAGGCAGAACTAAAGCCTGTTATTGATGCTAATCCTGTGTTGAAATCCATCGAGCCTATGTCTAAGAACTTGGCGACCATATCGTCATTAGCACTTGAGGCACTTTCAGGTATTGAGGGCGACGCTAGAACTCAGATAGACTGGTTCAATAATACCCTTTCTACGTTAAATGATAGTCGAGAGCAAAGCGGGCGAACCAGACTTGAAGTAGTAGATCCTATCGAACGAATCATCAAGTTTAAAACTGCCATTATTGGTGCTGATAAAACCGGTAGCATTAAAGTAGACGGTAGCCTTGGTGAATGGGCTACGGCAGAATGGTATGCCTTCAAGCCATTTAACTATCCTTACTGGAATTACTTGAGCGACTCATGTTATTTCTCAGTAAAATGGGATGATCAGAATCTATATGTGGCCATGAAAGTGAAGAATAGAAATCTTCAGGCTTTGGCAAAGAAAAGAGATCAAAAAGGTTTGCATATGGATGATGGTATAGAAGTGCTTATAGATGCTAATTATGATCAATCCACCACCTGGCAGGATGATGATTATGCCTATCACATTAATATTCTAAATGCAATATTAGATGATAGAGGCATGAAAAAAGGCGAATACAATAGCGCCTGGAATGGTAAATTGAAGTCTGCTGTAGCATTGAATGGCACCTTAAATAACTCTAAAGACAAAGATCAGGGTTATCAGGTAGAGCTGGCCATCAGCTGGAAAGAACTCAACGTGAAGCCGGAGCATAATAAAGCTCTGGGGATTGATTTCGCAGTAAATGATCGAAATGATAAAACCTCAGAATATCAGTATTATGATTTTATGAATCTCACTATGTTTCATAATTCAAAAGGTTTTGCCAAATTGGTTCTTTTAGCAGACGACAACAAATCACAAACCTCTATTGAGTAAACAAGACAGGCTACTTTCCTTAGATATTTTCAGGGGAATCACTATGGTGGGAATGATAATCGTAAATGATCCGGGATCATGGAGCTATATTTATGCGCCTTTGGAACATGCCGAGTGGCACGGCTGTACTCCTACAGACCTGGTTTTTCCTTTTTTCCTATTTATAGTGGGGGTAGCAATTTGTTTGTCTTTACAAAAAGCCAGATATGAAACTGCCCATCATAGCGGCAGAATATGGCATATCGCTAAGCGTAGCATGATATTATTTGCCATAGGATTATTCCTCAATACCTTTCCTGTTTTTGACATCGCGAACATCCGAATACCAGGGGTGCTGCAAAGAATAGCTATTGCTTTTCTGGCTTGTGCTGTTCTATTCCTAAAAACGAATTGGAAGACTCAGGTAAGTATTGGTGTGGGTGTATTGGTTGTTTATTGGTTGATTATGAGTGTTTTGCCTCTGCCTCATGGTCAGGTTTTAGAGCCTGGAAATAACCTGGCAGCTTTTGTAGATTCTAAAATACTCACTGGCCACATGTGGTCAGCTACTAAGACCTGGGACCCGGAAGGTCTATTAAGCACATTCCCAGCCATAGTCACGGGAATGATAGGAATGCTGGCAGGGCAGTGGCTTCAATCAGATAGGGATCCTTATGAGAAAGTGGTGGGATTCTTTGTGGTGGGCAATATTCTCATGGTGCTAGGCCTTTTTTGGGATATGAGTTTTCCCATTAATAAAGCTTTATGGACCAGCTCCTATGTAATTTACACAGGTGGTATTGCACTTAACTTATTAGCTATATTATTTTGGCTGTTGGATATTAAAAAATGGAGAGGCAGTTTTTGGCAGCCGTTCCAGGCTTTTGGTATGAACGCTATTTTCGCCTACATACTTGCAGGAATCATGGCATTTGTAATAGGAAGTACCATTCAGCAACCAATATTTAATACTTTAAAAGATCTGACGGGAGATGCTTATTTAAGCTCATTAATGTTTGCACTAATGTTCACTGCGCTCATGTTTATCCCTGTCTGGATCATGTATAAAAAGAAAATTTTCCTCAAAGTTTAAAAACTTTTACCTTAATGATACTCGAAACAATCGACTGGCTTTCTGTAATCGCTTTCTTTATTATCTCACTCTTTATTGGTCTTCTTGTAGCCAGACAGGCAGGATCCAGTGTGTCAGAATATTTTCTTTCAGGAAGAGACATGCCGTGGTGGCTTTTAGGTGTTTCCATGGTAGCCACTACCTTTTCGGCAGATACTCCAAATTTGGTCACAGATA
This genomic interval carries:
- a CDS encoding sensor histidine kinase, which translates into the protein MESFSIILRDHYISAGLKEKIITLLKKPVVYHSLFWIGYFVFNIFRWGNYFDDYGYSLRSNLVEFPIHLVLVYFNLYYLLPRYIPSRLTKYLMMLFVALIAMSLIRIVLTYNLVTTEIWRESVVKDQAMFGLNYIIAVAIGELYVIGLTMAMKLIIDWVSAQKRARELERRNHETELSFLRSQVQPHFFFNTLNNLYSLTLDKSDKAPETVLKLSELMSYVIYKGKNKQVSLPDEVSHIHNYIDLERLRYGNKHIAEVNISGDIQNKAIPPLILMPFIENAFKHGSDYKNGKKPILIGLEIKQNTLYFTVRNSKKKNFTGAKAINSNSGIGIQNTIRRLELLYDRDFNLSIKDDEDQYRISLKLILDEN
- a CDS encoding SusC/RagA family TonB-linked outer membrane protein produces the protein MKNLLLTGLFMALLIPGAWAQFQVSGKVTDPLENAPIPGVNIVVEGSSVGTTTDMQGNYSLQVPNENAVLVFSFIGYTTKEVTVGNQTTINIELSQDVTELGEVVVTALGIEREEGSLTYATQQIDAEELTTVKEQNLVNSLAGKTAGISITRTAGGVGSSSRVLLRGNKSINGPNEPLYVIDGVPMNSGDLGTATDLFGTVDNGDAIGNLNPDDIESINVLKGASAAALYGSQAANGVILITTKKGKEGSSQVSFSSSITFESPLLTPDLQSKYGQDAPGASLSTWGSANNTASEDHVDEFFRTGSTFINSLSLSSGNDLGQYYISYARTDAKGIVPENNMEKNNFMVRLSGKVFDKVTVDGSANFINQKIKNTPLPGFYHNPVLATYMYPESFEAFKDYKSNYEVFDPARNLNAQNYPYKDNNYIFTAENPYWIVNRQPNDSWRNRGIYKLGITVPVASNLKVMGRVNLDRIEDQFEQRLYATSSAINVNTGGDYQTRSQTSSFLYSDLLLTYNKYFGDNLSLNATAGFSNYYTTVESMLLRSTGDNTVGIIVPNYFAIQNLQSGFYKEETATEELLQAAFATASLGIKDMVFVDFTLRNEWSSTLPSDNNSFLYPSGGLTFILSELIGQSDALSFAKIRGSYSEVGNDLPFGYAFAQPRTINGNGQIQSPTTAPLGELSPERSKSFELGTNLKFLNNKIGLDITYYNNKIEDQIFTIPAAVGDAYENYYINGGAVRNSGIEAMLSADVATSGALTYSTIFNFSKNNNEVLSIDPRLENSSFIVTKFVDGRMMEIRVEEGGSYGDFYGIDFLRDSNGNIEVLEETDPNTGEVTRSIQTTPSNELVYLGNPNPDWQLGWQNTFHYKNFTFKFLIDGKFGGEVLSQTESILDSYGRSQASADARDAEVVNIGGQSFDPQFYYTSVGGIAGVGSQYVYDATNVRLRELSLGYTLPAGFLGKAVKSMTLSAIGRNLFFFKNDAPFDPEVSAGSSNVLQGMHTFFVPSTRSYGFSLKATF
- a CDS encoding ROK family protein, which produces MLVAVGIDVGGTNTKLGLVTKGGKIINKTRFRTRELTSAESFANHLILNIRALLETSAQELQLVGIGIGAPMANIHTGLIAGAANLQWSFPADIRKPLSDHFAVPVKITNDANLAAIGEKVYGNAITMENFLSVTIGTGLGCGVFTSGQLQHGESDLAGELGHTSVKKRGRQCSCGKRGCLETYVSARGVITTAYKTLGEYKGETRLRSIAQHDFNPAIIDQLAREGDGAAIKIIAKTADTLGFKLADVVAMYNPEAIFITGGVANSHLLIEKTLESIKKYIYKTYSHPIQVLPSALKDDEIAVLGGAAIIWSALRQEEAVLS
- a CDS encoding SusD/RagB family nutrient-binding outer membrane lipoprotein, with translation MKKQTKYTLITLMMVAILFGCNDVMEDMQTSDKALNEELLKADALNVKSFIPSLSTNVNNITTSWQYQVEQNLNADHFSGYMMSANPFGLPGTNAHYNINDGWNGWIYTVASTNLTQMVALKREALPEYSDYYSYGLLLKILSALPMVDAFGAFPYKDFGTGTDVQWDNLETIYDEMFSELDFAIDTLSSYVGTERANRISNDVSSYSGDYIKFIKLANTLKLRLAMRISDVAPSKAQTLAEEVIADEYGTLTADDGEFSIVTSYNHPLWQLAAWGDIQMGADVESILGGYQDPRLGEFFSAAADEEVAGEYKGIRQGAPPIQGAYVGFSKPNFAQTAPMVLVTAAEAYFLKAEAALYGWNMGGTAQEFYEEGIKTSFAQYGLEDADDYIKSHLTPKSYTDPKNASNAFAAMTTVTPSWEDATADEERLEKIITQKWIAIFPDGAEAWAEFRRTGYPKLKPIPASQNANIPTGQFIKKLPVPSNVTSVSPTRYQEAKDNFFGGNDNAGTSVWWDVEN
- the nagB gene encoding glucosamine-6-phosphate deaminase; protein product: MKTLTASRSIDHQPSGTTEKTKFERIHSEVFETSAEASFSVAQEIAQLIRGKAENGEPCVLGLATGSSPTSVYNELVRMHKEEGLSFQNVVTFNLDEYFPMEPDALQSYVRFMNEYLFDHVDIKKENIHIPDGTLPYELVDSFCKDYEKLINEYGGLDLQVLGIGRTGHIGFNEPGSHINSKTRMISLDHITRVDAASDFFGQENVPRRAITMGVGTIMKAKRIILMAWGEGKAKIIQRTVEGEMSDSVPATYLQNHPNTTVVLDEAASAELVRIKTPWLVQTCKWDNYLIKKAVIWLSQKLDKPVLKLTDRDYNDHGMSDLVTEHGPAYNINIQIFNELQHTITGWPGGKPNADDTHRPERAEPAKKRVIIFSPHPDDDVISMGGTFIRLVDQGHDVHVAYQTSGNIAVFDQDVIRFADFFQEFNAEYNEGGKDGKALYDEIVESIKSKKPGDIDSPKVQAIKGLIRRGEAKAGCRYVGLTDDKAHFLDMPFYETGLVKKKPIGEEDVQIIVDLIKEIKPHQIYAAGDLSDPHGTHRVCLDAIFRAVDRLKDEDYMKDCWVWLYRGAWQEWDVNDIEMAVPVSPEELSRKRQAIFKHQSQKDTALFPGADPREFWKRAEDRNHDTATLYDQLGLPEYEAIEGFKRYHF